A window of the Sporosarcina sp. FSL K6-2383 genome harbors these coding sequences:
- a CDS encoding GNAT family protein, producing MDIILEKLNFADAEQLFAFELTNRSYFEEMVPTRGNDYYNFDFFKSRHESLLDEQAQGICFFYLIKDAEGSILGRMNLIDIEEHQGIAHLGYRVGQIHTGKGIANRALKLLVEAVMLEGRIKKIKAQTTTNNIASQKVLERNGFEQIGTSDETFEMNNQQLTFVYYSWAALYV from the coding sequence ATGGACATAATTCTTGAAAAGTTGAATTTTGCAGACGCTGAACAATTATTTGCATTTGAACTTACTAACAGGTCTTATTTCGAAGAAATGGTACCAACTAGAGGTAATGACTATTATAATTTCGACTTTTTTAAAAGCAGACACGAATCCTTGCTAGATGAACAAGCTCAAGGAATTTGCTTTTTCTATTTAATAAAGGATGCAGAGGGCTCAATTCTCGGGAGAATGAATTTAATAGATATTGAGGAACATCAAGGTATTGCTCATCTAGGCTATAGAGTGGGGCAAATTCATACTGGAAAAGGAATTGCGAATAGGGCATTGAAATTATTAGTAGAAGCGGTAATGTTGGAAGGAAGAATAAAAAAAATAAAAGCACAAACAACAACCAATAATATAGCGTCTCAAAAGGTCTTGGAGAGAAATGGATTTGAACAGATAGGTACGAGTGATGAAACGTTTGAGATGAATAACCAACAGTTGACATTCGTCTACTATAGCTGGGCTGCCTTATACGTGTGA
- a CDS encoding dihydrolipoamide acetyltransferase family protein — MAIENILMPQLGESVTEGTIEKWLVKPGDTVNKYDPLAEVNTDKVTAEVPSSFAGTIKELIAQEGETLAVGAIICTIEIEDDGAVEAAIVAAPAKEEPVNEMPAAGSQKPASSLNREKGKEAGRYSPAVLRLSQDNGIDLTLVEGSGKEGRITRKDLLAIIESGNIPTASTAPVIEAPASVASAAAPVPAPKPAEPVNVPVMAGDTEIPITGVRRAIASNMLRSKHEAPHAWMMIEVDVTNLVQYRDSLKSDFKQKEGFNLTYFAFFVKAVAQALKEFPMMNSMWAGDKIIMKKDINISIAVASDDALFVPVINHADEKTIKGIGREVQELAGKVRSGKLKSAEMQGGTFTVNNTGSFGSVQSMGIINYPQAAILQVESIVKRPMIMDGGMIAARDMVNLCLSLDHRVLDGLVCGQFLARVKEILENVSADNTSVY; from the coding sequence TTGGCTATTGAAAATATCTTAATGCCACAGCTTGGAGAAAGTGTGACAGAAGGTACCATTGAGAAATGGCTTGTTAAACCGGGCGATACGGTGAATAAATACGATCCACTTGCAGAAGTGAATACGGATAAAGTAACGGCTGAAGTTCCATCTTCATTCGCTGGGACTATCAAGGAATTGATTGCACAAGAAGGAGAAACCCTTGCCGTCGGTGCGATTATTTGTACAATTGAAATTGAAGACGATGGAGCTGTTGAAGCAGCAATCGTTGCCGCACCAGCAAAAGAAGAACCAGTAAACGAAATGCCGGCTGCTGGTTCACAAAAACCGGCTAGCTCATTGAACCGTGAAAAAGGAAAAGAAGCAGGACGCTATTCACCTGCCGTCCTTCGTCTTTCACAAGACAATGGCATCGATTTGACACTAGTAGAAGGTTCTGGTAAGGAAGGGCGCATTACGCGTAAAGATTTGCTGGCGATTATCGAAAGTGGCAATATTCCAACGGCATCTACGGCACCGGTAATAGAAGCCCCAGCATCTGTAGCCTCGGCAGCGGCTCCAGTACCAGCACCGAAACCTGCAGAACCTGTCAATGTACCGGTCATGGCAGGCGATACAGAAATTCCAATCACAGGCGTACGCCGTGCTATTGCTAGCAATATGCTACGCTCTAAACACGAAGCACCACATGCTTGGATGATGATTGAAGTTGATGTTACAAACCTTGTTCAATATCGCGATTCATTGAAGAGTGACTTTAAACAAAAGGAAGGCTTCAATCTGACGTATTTTGCATTTTTCGTGAAGGCGGTCGCACAAGCTTTGAAAGAATTCCCAATGATGAATTCCATGTGGGCTGGCGATAAAATTATTATGAAAAAAGACATCAACATTTCCATCGCTGTCGCATCAGATGACGCATTATTTGTACCGGTGATTAATCATGCGGATGAAAAAACGATTAAAGGCATTGGCCGTGAAGTTCAGGAGCTTGCAGGTAAAGTACGTTCAGGTAAATTAAAATCGGCTGAAATGCAAGGTGGTACGTTTACGGTGAATAATACTGGCTCATTCGGTTCTGTTCAATCAATGGGCATCATTAATTATCCGCAGGCAGCGATTTTACAAGTGGAGTCGATTGTAAAACGTCCAATGATTATGGACGGTGGCATGATTGCAGCACGTGATATGGTGAACTTATGTCTGTCACTCGATCACCGTGTACTGGATGGCCTAGTTTGTGGTCAATTCCTTGCACGTGTCAAAGAAATTCTTGAAAATGTTTCTGCGGACAATACATCTGTTTATTAA
- a CDS encoding alpha-ketoacid dehydrogenase subunit beta → MAVMSYIDAITLAMKEEMERDDRVFVLGEDVGRKGGVFKATTGLYDQFGEYRALDTPLAESAIAGVGIGAAMYGLRPIAEMQFADFIMPAVNQIVSEAAKIRYRSNNDWTCPIVIRAPFGGGVHGALYHSQSVESMFASTPGLKIVIPSTPYDAKGLLKAAIRDEDPVLFFEHKRAYRLIKGEVPTDDYVLPIGKADVKREGDDITIITYGLCVHFALQAAERLAEDGISTHILDLRTVYPLDKEAIIEAASKTGKVLLVTEDNKEGSIMGEVAAIIAENCLFELDAPIKRLAGPDIPAMPYAPTMEKFFMVNPDKVEKAARELAEY, encoded by the coding sequence ATGGCTGTTATGTCTTATATCGATGCCATCACATTGGCTATGAAGGAAGAAATGGAACGTGATGACCGCGTTTTCGTTCTAGGAGAGGACGTTGGACGCAAGGGCGGCGTATTTAAAGCAACGACTGGTCTTTACGATCAATTCGGAGAATACCGTGCGCTGGATACACCGCTTGCAGAATCTGCTATTGCAGGTGTCGGCATTGGTGCGGCAATGTATGGCTTACGCCCAATTGCTGAAATGCAATTCGCGGACTTTATCATGCCAGCTGTAAACCAAATCGTCTCTGAAGCAGCAAAAATTCGTTATCGTTCAAATAATGATTGGACATGTCCGATTGTCATCCGTGCACCTTTTGGTGGCGGTGTTCACGGCGCGTTGTACCACTCGCAATCTGTGGAATCGATGTTTGCTAGCACGCCTGGATTGAAAATCGTTATTCCTTCTACACCATACGATGCTAAAGGTTTGCTAAAAGCGGCTATCCGTGATGAAGACCCAGTTCTATTCTTTGAACATAAACGTGCTTATCGATTAATTAAAGGTGAAGTACCCACAGATGATTATGTATTACCGATTGGTAAAGCGGATGTAAAACGCGAAGGCGATGACATTACGATTATTACTTACGGTTTATGTGTACATTTTGCCTTGCAGGCAGCTGAACGTCTTGCAGAAGACGGTATTTCTACACATATCCTTGACCTAAGAACGGTTTACCCGCTAGATAAAGAAGCGATTATTGAGGCGGCTTCTAAAACAGGGAAAGTCCTTCTTGTAACTGAAGACAATAAAGAAGGAAGCATTATGGGAGAAGTAGCAGCGATAATCGCTGAAAACTGTCTCTTTGAACTCGATGCTCCTATCAAACGTCTTGCAGGACCGGATATTCCAGCTATGCCGTACGCACCGACGATGGAGAAGTTTTTCATGGTCAATCCAGACAAAGTCGAAAAAGCAGCGCGTGAGCTTGCTGAATATTAA
- a CDS encoding thiamine pyrophosphate-dependent dehydrogenase E1 component subunit alpha, giving the protein MTNNRHEALGLSNEDVLQIFETMLMARRIDERMWLLNRAGKIPFVISCQGQEAAQAGAAFALDKDKDWIAPYYRDMGVVLHFGMTAKDLMLSAFAKAEDPNSGGRQMPGHFGQRKNRILTGSSPVTTQLPHAVGVALAAKIKKEDFITFVTLGEGSSNQGDFHEGMNFAGVHKLPTVIMVENNKYAISVPVEKQLGCVNVSDRAIGYGMPGVTVDGTDPLEVYKVVKEAADRARSGEGPSLVETICYRLTAHSSDDDHRQYRDADELEDEKKKDPIPKFSAYLKEVGVLTDELEKELEERIMKEVNEATDYAENAPYAEPESALLHVYAEQGGNA; this is encoded by the coding sequence ATGACAAATAATCGTCATGAAGCACTTGGACTATCTAATGAAGATGTCCTACAAATTTTTGAAACGATGCTAATGGCTCGTCGTATTGATGAGCGTATGTGGCTTTTAAACCGCGCTGGGAAAATTCCATTCGTCATCTCTTGTCAAGGACAGGAAGCAGCACAAGCGGGAGCCGCTTTCGCACTTGATAAAGACAAGGACTGGATTGCACCTTATTACCGGGATATGGGGGTTGTCCTTCATTTCGGAATGACAGCAAAAGATTTGATGTTATCGGCATTCGCTAAAGCGGAAGACCCGAACTCGGGCGGTCGTCAAATGCCAGGTCACTTTGGTCAACGGAAAAATCGTATTTTAACAGGGTCATCACCTGTTACGACACAACTTCCGCATGCTGTAGGTGTGGCACTTGCTGCGAAAATAAAAAAAGAAGATTTCATCACATTCGTTACGCTTGGTGAAGGTTCATCCAACCAAGGGGATTTCCACGAAGGCATGAACTTCGCAGGTGTTCATAAATTACCAACTGTTATTATGGTTGAAAATAATAAGTACGCGATTTCTGTTCCAGTTGAAAAACAATTAGGCTGTGTCAACGTATCGGACCGTGCTATCGGGTATGGTATGCCAGGTGTTACTGTCGATGGAACAGACCCACTAGAAGTTTATAAAGTTGTGAAAGAAGCAGCAGATCGTGCGCGGAGTGGTGAAGGTCCTAGTTTAGTGGAAACAATTTGCTATCGTTTGACTGCACACTCCTCAGATGATGATCACCGTCAGTACCGTGATGCGGATGAGCTTGAAGATGAGAAGAAAAAAGATCCGATTCCGAAGTTCTCAGCTTATTTAAAAGAAGTTGGTGTACTAACGGACGAGTTAGAAAAAGAACTGGAAGAACGCATCATGAAAGAAGTGAACGAAGCGACCGATTATGCGGAAAACGCTCCGTATGCTGAACCTGAGTCTGCGCTTCTCCATGTCTATGCTGAACAAGGAGGGAACGCGTAA
- the lpdA gene encoding dihydrolipoyl dehydrogenase, with translation MAREYDVVILGGGTGGYVAAIRAAQLGLKTALVEQGQLGGTCLHKGCIPSKALLKSAEVYDTAKNQAAAFGVDTKEVTLDFSRVQARKEGIVKQLHSGVTALMKKDKIDVFEGLGRMLGPSIFSPMPGTISVEMNNGDENEMLILKNLIIATGSRPRSLPGLDIDEQQIMSSDGALAMEALPKSIIIVGGGVIGIEWASMLNDFGVDVTVIEYADRIIPTEDEDISKEMKKLLTKKGITFVTSAKVLPDTVVKTADTVTISAELNGETTAFTAEKMLVSVGRQANVEGIGLDNTEIELDKGYIKTRPTFQTKEHHIYAIGDVIGGLQLAHVASHEGIAAVEHIAGLKNEPIDYTKISRCIYSSPEASSVGITEKQAKEQGFDVKVGKFPFMAIGKALVNGNSDGFVKIIADKKTDDILGVHMIGAHVTDLISEAGLAMVLDATPWEVASTIHPHPSLSEVMGEAALAVDGKAIHM, from the coding sequence ATGGCACGGGAATATGATGTAGTAATTTTGGGAGGCGGAACAGGTGGCTATGTAGCTGCTATCCGCGCTGCACAATTAGGACTGAAAACAGCACTTGTCGAACAAGGACAACTTGGCGGCACATGTTTGCATAAAGGCTGTATACCAAGTAAAGCGTTGCTAAAAAGTGCTGAGGTTTACGATACAGCGAAAAACCAAGCAGCCGCGTTCGGTGTAGATACGAAAGAAGTAACGCTTGATTTTAGCCGTGTACAAGCACGCAAAGAAGGCATCGTCAAACAGTTACATAGCGGTGTTACCGCGCTGATGAAAAAAGATAAGATTGATGTTTTCGAAGGGTTGGGCAGAATGCTTGGTCCATCTATATTTTCACCAATGCCTGGGACCATTTCTGTGGAAATGAACAACGGCGATGAAAATGAAATGCTTATCTTGAAAAACTTAATCATTGCAACAGGTTCTAGACCACGTTCACTACCAGGTTTAGACATTGATGAACAGCAAATTATGTCTTCAGATGGTGCGTTGGCAATGGAAGCACTCCCAAAATCTATCATTATCGTTGGTGGTGGTGTCATTGGCATTGAATGGGCATCTATGCTTAATGATTTCGGTGTAGATGTCACAGTCATTGAATATGCAGATCGCATCATCCCGACTGAAGATGAGGATATTTCGAAAGAAATGAAAAAGCTATTGACGAAAAAGGGAATTACTTTTGTCACAAGCGCTAAAGTGCTGCCAGATACAGTTGTTAAAACAGCAGATACTGTTACGATTTCCGCTGAACTAAACGGCGAAACAACAGCGTTTACAGCAGAAAAAATGTTAGTATCTGTCGGTCGTCAAGCAAATGTAGAAGGAATTGGCCTCGACAATACCGAAATAGAACTAGACAAGGGCTATATTAAAACAAGACCGACGTTCCAAACGAAAGAACATCATATTTATGCAATTGGCGATGTCATTGGCGGATTACAATTGGCACATGTTGCTTCTCACGAAGGAATTGCCGCTGTTGAACATATTGCAGGATTGAAAAATGAGCCAATTGATTATACAAAAATTTCGCGTTGTATTTATTCGAGTCCGGAAGCATCAAGTGTAGGCATAACGGAGAAACAAGCGAAAGAACAGGGGTTTGACGTAAAAGTCGGCAAGTTCCCATTCATGGCAATTGGTAAAGCGCTGGTCAATGGTAATTCGGATGGTTTTGTTAAAATTATTGCGGATAAGAAAACGGATGATATTTTAGGTGTTCATATGATCGGTGCGCATGTTACAGATTTAATATCTGAAGCAGGGCTTGCAATGGTACTTGATGCAACACCGTGGGAAGTGGCTAGTACGATTCATCCGCATCCATCTTTGTCTGAAGTAATGGGCGAAGCGGCACTTGCTGTGGACGGAAAAGCTATTCATATGTAA
- the buk gene encoding butyrate kinase: protein MQNKPIKVLVINPGSTSTKIGVFEDETLLLEVTLRHSSEDIARYPSIIDQYNFRKEAIVEALEKEDFNISELTAVCGRGGLLRPIEGGTYSVNDAMIEDLKKGYSGQHASNLGGILANEIANGLHIPAFIVDPVVVDELTPVARISGFELFERKSIFHALNQKAVARRYAKQVGKKYKELRLIVTHMGGGITVGAHEFGKVIDVNNGLHGDGPFSPERAGTVPAGDLVEICYSGELYRNEVMKKLVGQGGLVGYLGTNDAVEVEKRIAKGDAKAKLVYDAMAYQVAKEIGSAAAVLRGQVDAIILTGGLAYGKGFIEAITSRIDWISDIVVYPGEDELQALAEGAIRVLSGEETAKIYPS, encoded by the coding sequence GTGCAAAATAAACCAATCAAGGTTCTGGTCATTAATCCAGGATCAACATCCACAAAAATAGGCGTCTTCGAAGATGAAACTTTATTGTTAGAAGTTACGTTACGGCATTCATCTGAAGACATTGCACGATATCCTTCTATTATCGATCAATATAATTTCCGTAAAGAAGCGATTGTTGAAGCACTCGAAAAAGAAGATTTCAACATCTCGGAACTTACTGCCGTTTGCGGTCGAGGCGGGCTTCTCCGCCCGATTGAAGGCGGTACGTATTCCGTCAACGACGCGATGATCGAAGACTTAAAAAAAGGATATTCTGGGCAACACGCATCAAATCTTGGTGGAATCCTAGCAAATGAAATTGCGAATGGCTTGCATATCCCAGCTTTCATCGTCGATCCTGTCGTCGTTGACGAACTTACGCCTGTCGCACGTATTTCTGGATTTGAATTGTTCGAACGAAAATCTATTTTCCATGCACTTAATCAGAAGGCTGTCGCTCGCCGTTATGCAAAGCAAGTTGGTAAGAAATACAAGGAGCTTCGCCTCATCGTTACGCATATGGGTGGTGGGATTACAGTCGGTGCACATGAATTCGGAAAAGTGATTGACGTCAACAATGGTCTTCATGGAGACGGTCCATTTAGCCCGGAGCGCGCAGGAACAGTACCAGCGGGTGACTTGGTCGAAATATGTTATTCAGGGGAATTATATCGTAATGAAGTGATGAAAAAACTCGTCGGCCAAGGTGGTCTAGTTGGTTATTTAGGCACCAATGATGCTGTAGAGGTAGAGAAAAGAATTGCCAAAGGTGATGCTAAAGCAAAACTTGTTTATGATGCGATGGCTTATCAGGTCGCTAAAGAAATCGGCAGTGCTGCTGCTGTTCTTCGTGGTCAAGTTGACGCAATCATTTTAACGGGTGGTCTTGCGTATGGTAAAGGGTTCATAGAAGCTATTACTTCTAGAATTGACTGGATTTCTGATATTGTCGTCTATCCGGGTGAGGATGAATTGCAAGCACTCGCAGAAGGGGCTATTCGTGTTTTATCTGGAGAAGAGACAGCTAAAATCTACCCGTCTTAA